GATTTTACGCCAATATAAATGGTGGAAGACAAATAAACACTTAGATGACGTCTCACAATTTATAgcaagaaagaagaaaataggTAGTGTGGCATTTAAGAAGCTATGAGAAATAAACTCTATTTTACCACATCTAGCTCAGCCTCGATACGCACGTTCCCATGCTATGCTCATCTACAAGAGTAGAACTCTGTCTCTGTGCACACATGTATGATAACATATTTAGGGCACCCACCTGCTGCATAATCTTCACTCtccactctctctctatatatatatacatttatttatatttatatgtattttaaggttttttttttttattgaaaacttTTTGCTTAAAGCAAATTTCAAATTACTGCCTCTATACAGTACCTtcacattatatttatatatcctGCTGCCTTCTGGGGagcaagaaaatgaagaaacaaGGTACTCTCACTTTCCTGAAAATAATTCGTGTTTGCTATAAGTGCATCCATCTAGGTTTCTACAATcctattaatttcttttttttttcaaaaaaaatactcTCATTAAATGTTAAACGAAAAAAATACGAGTTTTCatcttaaaaacaaaaaatccaCCTACATCATATTATGTAGGTCCGatcatatattaatttattgatagaAAAATCCACCCTCTACTCCTGGCGAAGGGGCACACTTGAATCGAGGTAGCTAGCAATGAAGTGATAAgtgaaaggaagaagaaaaagaaatatgtaaattaaattGTGTATTGAATAAAGGAAGAGGGTAGTGGTCCTGCTATGAAGTGTGGGCTTGAGCTGAGCTGAGCTGCTAGCAGACAAGGCTTGAATCTGAGTATAAGTGGGATTTTATAATAAACAGCAGTAGTAGTAGTTGTTGTTGTAGTAGTAAAAGAGGGCCCTCATGACATGGTTTTATTTGTCCTAACATATACAGTGATCAGCCTTCCAGCACATGATCACCCTTTCTACGTTTTTTAGATTGAGGTCCCCCCCTCCCCCAacccataataataataataacgaaaccatgctctctcactAGTACAATGGGTGTTAATCATTAGATTGTGTGCAATTATTAATTCTTATCATTCTACATGTTGAAAGATTAACTGCATTTTAACTTTTTCGATAATACTACTACTTTTTGAAAAATTAGATCATATTGattgattaaaaataagaaaaattagattattaatctcaaaaaaaacatttatataaaaatacatcCTATATTAAATGTCCAATGTTTTTTCAAGaaacctatatatatatacacagatCCTAATTAAGTTTGAAAGAGGAAATGCAAACGTTTGCTCAAAGTGTTAAGCATATTTGTCTAGGTTGCTAAGCTTAGGCCAAATCTACGACTCAAGCAAGAGAGTAGAGCCAGGGCAAGAAGTGGATGGTAAAGTAATAAAACATGGTAATTGTATCTATGAAAAAGTGCAGATCCCCAATAAACCCACCTCGTATTTTTTAAAGCTGGAGGTGGGAATCACattgtagagagagagagagaggtgcgTGGTCATATCGTCATCTTTTTGCATTTCTTTACCTTCTCAATTCCCAAtgtgagaaagagagagaacagAGTTGGTCTGGTAAAAAAAACTTGGGAGTGAGTGAGtgagtgaatgaatgaaagaaagagaTAAACCAGAGAGAGAAAGTGAAAGGGAAAGAATAATATATTCTATATATCAAACACCCTTTTGTTGTACTTAATTCCTCAAATCAAATGTGGCTGATTTATACTTCATGGATCCGTTTTTTCCGCTTCTTCAACAGCGTCTTATAAGTTTCTCAGCTTTTCAAACGCTCTCCATCTCTTTCATATCTAAAAGACTAACTACTCCTGCTGCCACGCTAGTTTTCTCTACTTGCTTTTACTTCCAGTCATTGTCACTCTTCATTTTCTCATTGCTACAGCCatccctttctttctttttcttgaatCTCGTCTCCATAGAAAACTAAACAAGAAAAAGTTGTATTTTTTACGTCTAGAGATGGGCAAGGAATGGCATTGGGTTGCTGGCAGATCCTCCAAGAGaggcggaggaggaggaggaggaggaggaagactAGATAAAGACAGTTCAACCACTCCTTCAGGCTGTATGTGCTCTGTCTTTCAGTTATTTGATTTCCATCAGTTCCAGTTTCCTTCGCACCAGCAGCAGCCTTCGTTAAAGCCCGACTCTTTCCTTCCTCAGCCTGAGCCTCCTGAGACTGAGCTCTCTATCGCCAAAGGTTTTTGTTTTTCTCTACTCTCCGGCCTCGTTTAGCTTTCTTCCTGAGAAATTCTGAGCAACGGTTCTTTTTGTTTGTATTATTATTTCCCTTTTAAGTCAGGCGCTGAAGCACCAAGGAATAGCTTGGAGTTAGAGGAGCCTTCATCGCCAACTACAGTTACAGATGATGAAAGTTTAAATATCCCAGTAAGTTTTAATtgctatttttttattctaactTATCTTTTATTGGGGtttccaaaattttaaaattttcttctttctAGAGATTCTTTGTTTTTGTAAAGCGAGTAATCATGATGATAATGATAATCTTGTTATACATTTACCTTTTTTGAAAATATCCAGATGGGTATTCAAATTAAAACAACTATTGGAGATGCAAGTTCAAGAGGACAAGGAGCTCCAAATGATTCTTCTTCCTCAGAAATCAGCTCTTCCCCAAGTATCAAGACCCCAAATTTGGTCGCTAGACTCATGGGTCTTGATCTTCTTCCTGATCAAagcttctctcctatctcttctccATCAACTCATGGGATACCAAATCCTTTAGGAAAATCTCATCTACACCACCATTTTCGACGTCGGCAGTTTCTCCAAAGCAAAACAAGTGGCCACAGAAGTAGTTTGGACAGTGATTTTTCAGGTACGCGTTCTTTGCCGGAGACTCCAAGAATATCTTCAGCTAGAAGATCAGATGTGGAACACCGCTTGTCGCTTCAGATCAATAAAGAGAACCTGAGCCCCAATGAAGAACTGATTCTCTCTCGTATCTCATCGTTAAAGAGAAAAGAGCTCAAAACTGAAGAAGAGAATAGAAGTCCAGGCCACTATGCCAGGCAGATTGTGAAGCATGTCAAAGAAAGCGTTAGCAGGAAGGCTGGTTTGGACATTACAAACACGGTCAGAAACAGAGATCAAGCCAGCAGAGTAGAGCTTATTTGCCAAGTGAAGTCCAAGAAGTTAAGCAAGGTTCTAACTAAAGCCGCTGATGATTCAAGTCCAGGCAAGCAAACAGCTTCTTGCTCACCAAGACTCAAATTCTTGGAACCCAGGAATAGGCCAATCCCCAGTGTACCATCCACCAAGGGCCACAGTATTTCTCAATCTTTACAACCATCAATTCCGGTACATTCACAGGTCAATATCATGACACAAAAGACCAAAGCTCCAACAAAGTCTAAGTTGCAGCTGGTGCAAGAGCAAGAGTACCTCCACCAGCAGCAACAGATACCTATCAAGAAGTGCAAGAAAGTGGCTGAAGAGAGGTTTGGTCCACCACCTAGACTCAAGAAACCTCCGCAAACTTCGGATATTATCCGAAACAAGCAGGAAGAACCATTTGTGCGTCCAGCAATGGCAACCAGAGCAAACATTCCTGACAAGAAATGCAAGAAAACCCCACTATCAAATGACCTGCTCCTCCTTCCAGTCAAGAAAGATCCTACTCCTCCGGCCACAAAGATTCCTCAGAAACCGGTACATATGCACGCACTTCCTCATTTTCCTACTTCTCTTTAGATGTGAATTAAGTTGAATATCCATTTCTTGTCCATTATGTTTACTATGCTCAGGTAATATTCTTTGCTTATTTTTGAAGTAAAAGGAAAACTGTATTTTGCGTGACATGCTTTTATGTTATAGGCACCAAATGCTCAAGAATCGAAACGTAGCTCACAGTTATCTAGTTGTTCGAGCCAGTCGTACAACCAACGAGAAGCGCTCAACGCCCGAGGCAGTAACAAGAGCAGCAATGAGGACAGGTCTAACGGTGCTGCCACCACCACCATCACCGGAGATGTAGCAGCAGAAGAATATGAGTACATCACTCGAATACTAAGACGTACTGGCATAGACAAGGATACCCCAGTGTCGTTTACTAGGTGGTTCTCTCCATCCCATCCATTAGAcccttcaattttttattatcttgaATATTTCACCACTATTTCGCCTGCTTCCACCAGCAATGGAAATTACGCTTATGGTAAACTCAGGCATAGGTGTAATAGAAAGTTACTGTTTCACCTTGTGGATGAAATGCTGGTCGAGATATTGAAGCCTTACATGAACATGAAACCATGGGCAAGCTCATCAATCGGTGTATGTGATTTTATTGCTGGTAAAAAAGACGTGCATGGCTCACACTTAATTGACATGCTATGTTCGAAAGTTAGAAGCTTCCCCTGCGCAGACTGTCGCGTTCTTGAAGACATTGATGCTTTAATAGACAGAGACATGCCCCAATTTCAGCTTCAGAGCGAAGTAGCTTTTGGCGAAGAAGGGGAAGGGATCGTATCGGAGATTGAGAAGGATTTACTAGACACATTAACACATGAAATGGCGGTGATTCTTTATGGTGATAAGTGAAACGGCAAGGCGTTTTTTGATGGATAAGAATATAAAAGAGTAATAAGAGAGAGACAGGAGGCAGAAGGGTCACATGGGGTCATTCACGTGATGAGATGCTATTCGTTGGGGTTAGTTGTGGACCCCGAGATTGGG
This Manihot esculenta cultivar AM560-2 chromosome 6, M.esculenta_v8, whole genome shotgun sequence DNA region includes the following protein-coding sequences:
- the LOC110616857 gene encoding uncharacterized protein LOC110616857 isoform X1, yielding MGKEWHWVAGRSSKRGGGGGGGGGRLDKDSSTTPSGCMCSVFQLFDFHQFQFPSHQQQPSLKPDSFLPQPEPPETELSIAKGAEAPRNSLELEEPSSPTTVTDDESLNIPMGIQIKTTIGDASSRGQGAPNDSSSSEISSSPSIKTPNLVARLMGLDLLPDQSFSPISSPSTHGIPNPLGKSHLHHHFRRRQFLQSKTSGHRSSLDSDFSGTRSLPETPRISSARRSDVEHRLSLQINKENLSPNEELILSRISSLKRKELKTEEENRSPGHYARQIVKHVKESVSRKAGLDITNTVRNRDQASRVELICQVKSKKLSKVLTKAADDSSPGKQTASCSPRLKFLEPRNRPIPSVPSTKGHSISQSLQPSIPVHSQVNIMTQKTKAPTKSKLQLVQEQEYLHQQQQIPIKKCKKVAEERFGPPPRLKKPPQTSDIIRNKQEEPFVRPAMATRANIPDKKCKKTPLSNDLLLLPVKKDPTPPATKIPQKPAPNAQESKRSSQLSSCSSQSYNQREALNARGSNKSSNEDRSNGAATTTITGDVAAEEYEYITRILRRTGIDKDTPVSFTRWFSPSHPLDPSIFYYLEYFTTISPASTSNGNYAYGKLRHRCNRKLLFHLVDEMLVEILKPYMNMKPWASSSIGVCDFIAGKKDVHGSHLIDMLCSKVRSFPCADCRVLEDIDALIDRDMPQFQLQSEVAFGEEGEGIVSEIEKDLLDTLTHEMAVILYGDK
- the LOC110616857 gene encoding uncharacterized protein LOC110616857 isoform X2 — its product is MGIQIKTTIGDASSRGQGAPNDSSSSEISSSPSIKTPNLVARLMGLDLLPDQSFSPISSPSTHGIPNPLGKSHLHHHFRRRQFLQSKTSGHRSSLDSDFSGTRSLPETPRISSARRSDVEHRLSLQINKENLSPNEELILSRISSLKRKELKTEEENRSPGHYARQIVKHVKESVSRKAGLDITNTVRNRDQASRVELICQVKSKKLSKVLTKAADDSSPGKQTASCSPRLKFLEPRNRPIPSVPSTKGHSISQSLQPSIPVHSQVNIMTQKTKAPTKSKLQLVQEQEYLHQQQQIPIKKCKKVAEERFGPPPRLKKPPQTSDIIRNKQEEPFVRPAMATRANIPDKKCKKTPLSNDLLLLPVKKDPTPPATKIPQKPAPNAQESKRSSQLSSCSSQSYNQREALNARGSNKSSNEDRSNGAATTTITGDVAAEEYEYITRILRRTGIDKDTPVSFTRWFSPSHPLDPSIFYYLEYFTTISPASTSNGNYAYGKLRHRCNRKLLFHLVDEMLVEILKPYMNMKPWASSSIGVCDFIAGKKDVHGSHLIDMLCSKVRSFPCADCRVLEDIDALIDRDMPQFQLQSEVAFGEEGEGIVSEIEKDLLDTLTHEMAVILYGDK